From the Sebastes umbrosus isolate fSebUmb1 chromosome 23, fSebUmb1.pri, whole genome shotgun sequence genome, the window ATGAGGCCTCTGGCACCGCCGCCCAGCAAGCTCAAGAAGGACGAAGAGTTGGCCATCGTCGCCACGACGACGACGAAAGAGAAACGCAGCGCCTGGCAAATAGTCAACAAGTACCTGGACTTGACGCTCTTCAAGCACAGGGGCTTCCTCATTTACCTGTCGGGCAACGTCATCATGTTCCTGGGCTTCTTCGCGCCCATCGTCTTCCTCGCGGCCTTCGCCAAGGACATGGGCGTGGACGAGTACTCGGCCGCCTTCCTGCTCTCAATTCTGGCTTTCGTCGACATGTTCGCCAGGCCCACCATGGGGCTGCTGGCCAACTCGCGCTGGGTCCGGCCCAGGATCCAGTACTTCTTCAGCTTTGCCGTGCTGTACAACGGGGTGTGCCACATCCTCTGCCCGCTGGTGGAAGACTACACCGGTTTGGTGGTGTACGCCATGTTCTTCGGCTTCGCCTTTGGCATGGTCAGCTCGGTGCTGTTTGAAACCCTGATGGACCTGGTCGGGCCTCAGCGGTTCTCCAGTGCCGTGGGACTCACCACCATCGTGGAGTGCTGCCCGGTCCTCCTTGGTCCACCTCTAGCAGGtaccatctgtctgtctgagagcATATTTcattcaattaacaacacaaaacaatgacagatattgtccagaaaccctcacaggtactgcatttagcataacacaatatgctccaatcataacatggcaaactgcagcccagcagacaacaacagctgtcagtgtgtcagtgtgctgacttgactatgacttgccccaaactgcatgtgattatcataaagtgggcatgtctgtaaaggggagactcgtgggtacccatggaacccatttacattcacatatcttgaggtcagtggtcaagagaccccttttgaaaatggccgtgacaggttttcctcaccaaaatttagtgtagtaagtttggagtgttatttaacctccttcacgacaagctagtatgagattctttaggtttcctagtttcatatgatgccagtatcttcactctagctttcaaactgaTCACGCCACAACCTCCAACagatgcattaatgcgttaaaggaattagtggcgttgaaacgaaTTTgggttattatcacgttaactttgacagccctgatatttATAGCACTGACTTTTGTCTCCTAATGTTTACACTCTGACAGAGGGGGTTCAATATAAGTGGAGAAACTGCAACACAGATAATACGATGATAGCTTCTCTTGTGTCGGGCTCTACGGCTCTCTGCTCCCTCGAAGGCCAACATTGTCAAGATCGTATGTCAAATTGTGATTGACATACGAACCATTTTTAAATACGTGCATGACCTTTACTCAAATGGGTAGAATTAATAATAGTTGACATATAAGACAAGTTTTCTGTAATGTACATCTCAGTTCTACTTGGCAATACTTAAAGATTTTATATAACTGTGCAGCtacttaaacattttaaaaccttTGTGCTGTCTTGCAGGGAAACTGGTCGACATCACAAAAAACTACAAGTACATGTATTTTTGCTGCGGAGCTGTCGTGATTCTGGCCAGCATTTGGCTCTTCATCGGAAACTTCATCAACTACAGACTCCTGGATCGCGAGCGCAAGAGCGCAGAGATGTACAAACGGACTGAGACGGAAGATCCGGATAAGAAGGAGGCCGACGGGGAAGCCCAGGCGTCGCAGGAGCTGATGGAAAAAAACGAAAAGGGCGACGAACCCATGCAGCGGGAAACCAACATCTAGATCCTTCTGCTCTTGCCAACAGCCCACCCTCACCCTTCGCGACAACCTCGCAAAAACGCCCTCCACTACGATCAAACTGAGCCCCAAAGCCAAGAGGTGCCTCTCGGTGTTCCACCAGGCTCTATTCGGGGTCCTCTGCACTTCTCTAAAACTACCTGCCAAAGCAACAACTGCGTTGTAGGAGGCTGTGGGGCGTATTATCTGTTTGTCAAAGAGCATCAGCTGTGACTGTAACAGAAATATTAACCACAGGGGAAAAGTGTAAGATAACTGTATGCATGTGAGGAGactaaaagtcagaaaatggaATGGAAAACAGTGTAGTACtaactgtattttctttttttttgccacgtTCACCTCATATCGGATTTACTGTAAATACATGACTGCAACTCGGGGGAGAAAGTACAATCAGACACAAATACAATCAGGATGTGGGATTATAGTTTCTGTAAGAACTCCAAAATAGTGTGCGAGCTAACATGAGCAGCAAATCCACAGATGTCGGCAGATAATCGGGAAAATTAGTCAGACAATCAACTTGAGAAAAGTATTAGCAGCTACAGTTTAACGTATTTCGGTTGATCTCCATTTGTCCCAACGAGTCCAAACATTCCAAGCCGCAGCAGCAAGCGTCATTCCGTTCTTCCTACAGTGTTTTTTCCGATATGACGTGAATGCAGTGCCAGCGGGTCGCCACCGTTCCAACAGCACCAGCAAACTGAATTCATGTTcccaaataaaaaatctgtctcttCCTTCACAACACACTAAAAGTCTTAAAACGTAAACAAGGTTAAATTAACAAGAGGAAGCCGGTTAGAAGGACCTTCCTGTTAGCGATTTGATGCTAACAACAGCCAGTGTCCGTTCTGGGTGAAGCTTTGATCTAACACTGATCCCTAACTGTGCGTTCACACCACGAGTAACATTTTTGACAAACTGTGGACAGTTCGAGGCTCTGAATGTACCAACTGTACGGTCAGATCAGACGTGCTACAATCACAGGTGCTAATTTGTTAGCATAGAAAACCAAGAATCAGTCtttaaagctggggacacaccgaCCCGACATGAGAGAACTAGCTAcgacgaaggccgcctgttgagtcgcctcacgtcgcctttgtcttgcaaagttgcactcaaacacaacGTAAAGACGACAGCCAACGGCCACACACTACGTACTTGgtaaataactctccctacgagcaggcggcggtagtctgtattcgtcattcaaaaagggaaaccagaagaccgaggacggcggctatacaagccgttgttaggatacgtacatgaaacaaaagcagcgtttgccgaccattttcacaacaCTCACTCGCCACTTAGCTTCATCCCAGATGGCCATGTCTctgtgaaaatataaaaaa encodes:
- the LOC119482969 gene encoding monocarboxylate transporter 2-like, with amino-acid sequence MPPPATSTPAVPPPDGGWGWAVVLASFISIGFSYAFPKAITVYFKDIQIIFDASYSQIAWISSIMLAVMYAAGPISSVLVNTYGCRPIVMMGGCLCSTGMILASFCTSVVQLYLCIGVIGGLGLAFNLQPALTMIGKYFSKKRPIANGLAMAGSPVFLSTLAPLNQWLFNHFGWRGSFLILGGLVLNCCVAGSLMRPLAPPPSKLKKDEELAIVATTTTKEKRSAWQIVNKYLDLTLFKHRGFLIYLSGNVIMFLGFFAPIVFLAAFAKDMGVDEYSAAFLLSILAFVDMFARPTMGLLANSRWVRPRIQYFFSFAVLYNGVCHILCPLVEDYTGLVVYAMFFGFAFGMVSSVLFETLMDLVGPQRFSSAVGLTTIVECCPVLLGPPLAGKLVDITKNYKYMYFCCGAVVILASIWLFIGNFINYRLLDRERKSAEMYKRTETEDPDKKEADGEAQASQELMEKNEKGDEPMQRETNI